A stretch of Bradyrhizobium sp. AZCC 2262 DNA encodes these proteins:
- a CDS encoding pyocin activator PrtN family protein — protein MNTAFLLMAQYGGKAIVPIEDVCRDYFSHLNPTKLVQKISTGEIAIPLVRMEASQKCAKGIHLLDLAKYLDARVEAARKEMTALTS, from the coding sequence ATGAACACCGCGTTCCTTTTGATGGCGCAGTATGGAGGTAAGGCCATCGTCCCGATCGAGGATGTGTGTCGGGATTACTTTTCGCACCTGAATCCAACCAAGCTGGTGCAGAAGATCAGCACAGGTGAAATAGCGATCCCTCTGGTGCGAATGGAAGCTAGCCAGAAATGTGCAAAGGGAATCCATCTTCTGGATTTGGCCAAATACCTCGATGCGCGAGTCGAGGCCGCCCGAAAAGAGATGACAGCTCTGACGAGCTAG
- a CDS encoding adenylate/guanylate cyclase domain-containing protein, translated as MERKLAAIMAADIVGYSLMMAENEASTYKELRTVFDNLIEPTVARHGGRIFKMTGDGFLAMFPSVNEAVDAAAAIQQGFDNAPFELRIGINLGDVIEDNGDMYGDGVNVATRLEAMADPGSIFVSGAVVMAADRNRGEVFARVGRRRAKNIPELLNVYRVRRAQSSWSRWPKVPRVLRGTAARWSYGVAAVALVLIGTQIQPLSLAAMVSRLPAALSFDQTRADPRPSVAVMPFATMSGDQSYFADGLTEDVTTALARNSELQIIARDSTYAVRGQESDVRKLGVKLGVSYVVEGSARREGDRLRVSAQLIDVKSGAHLWSRSFDRQVADVFTVQSELTTEIVAQLAPYIGRSEATAAAQRPTDNLQAYDLVLRARHRYRHGAQDAEALMEARGIYQRALEMDPAYAAARAGLALTYIADVARRSNGRATAHELELGLSEARQAVRLDPNLSLGYQVISFGLAVQGDYAGGLQAAKRAVELNPNDPDSMMALAKAQVRFGDYADAVANAERARRLHPMAPEYYAYVHGQALYAADRRDESATVIAECLVRAPRDANCLLIQAALQGGRGDIEAAQLTMANLVGAQPTFSLESERSYRRFGNKPLMDQFLKDLTRAKAPKTA; from the coding sequence ATGGAACGCAAGCTCGCCGCGATCATGGCCGCCGACATCGTCGGCTACAGCCTGATGATGGCCGAAAACGAGGCCTCCACCTATAAAGAGCTGCGCACAGTCTTCGATAATTTGATCGAACCCACAGTCGCGCGGCATGGCGGACGCATCTTCAAGATGACCGGGGACGGGTTTCTGGCGATGTTTCCAAGCGTCAACGAAGCCGTTGATGCGGCCGCTGCTATCCAGCAAGGGTTCGACAACGCCCCGTTTGAGCTGCGCATAGGCATCAACCTCGGTGATGTCATCGAGGATAATGGCGATATGTACGGCGACGGCGTTAATGTCGCCACACGGCTTGAGGCGATGGCCGACCCCGGTAGCATCTTTGTCAGCGGCGCTGTCGTCATGGCCGCAGACCGCAATCGCGGCGAGGTGTTCGCGCGTGTGGGCCGCAGGCGCGCCAAAAACATTCCCGAGCTTCTTAATGTCTACCGGGTACGGCGCGCGCAATCCTCGTGGTCTCGCTGGCCGAAAGTCCCGCGCGTTCTACGCGGTACCGCTGCGCGCTGGTCGTATGGCGTCGCCGCCGTAGCCCTTGTCCTCATCGGCACCCAAATCCAACCGCTTTCCCTGGCGGCGATGGTCAGCCGGCTCCCGGCCGCGCTGTCTTTCGACCAGACCCGCGCCGACCCGCGGCCGTCAGTTGCGGTCATGCCCTTTGCGACCATGAGCGGCGACCAGTCGTACTTTGCAGACGGACTGACCGAGGATGTGACCACGGCGCTTGCAAGGAATTCCGAGCTTCAGATCATCGCGCGCGACTCCACATATGCCGTGCGCGGGCAGGAAAGCGATGTGCGCAAGCTCGGGGTAAAGCTGGGCGTTTCCTACGTGGTGGAAGGCAGCGCGCGCCGCGAGGGGGACCGGCTTCGCGTCTCGGCGCAGCTGATCGACGTGAAATCGGGCGCGCACCTTTGGTCGCGCAGCTTCGACAGGCAGGTTGCCGACGTCTTCACCGTACAAAGCGAGCTGACCACGGAAATCGTCGCCCAGCTCGCGCCGTATATCGGCCGAAGTGAAGCCACCGCTGCCGCGCAACGTCCGACCGACAACCTTCAGGCTTACGATCTTGTCCTGCGGGCTCGTCATCGATACCGGCATGGCGCCCAGGATGCGGAAGCACTTATGGAGGCACGCGGCATATATCAGCGCGCGCTGGAAATGGACCCGGCCTATGCCGCCGCCCGTGCGGGCTTGGCCCTCACTTACATCGCGGATGTGGCCAGGAGGTCGAATGGTCGGGCAACAGCGCATGAGCTGGAACTAGGTCTTAGCGAAGCGCGCCAGGCTGTGCGCCTCGATCCCAATCTCTCGCTCGGCTATCAGGTGATCAGCTTCGGGCTCGCGGTGCAGGGCGATTATGCAGGCGGCCTGCAGGCCGCCAAGCGCGCCGTCGAACTGAATCCCAATGACCCGGATAGCATGATGGCATTGGCAAAAGCGCAAGTCCGTTTCGGGGACTACGCGGACGCCGTTGCCAATGCTGAGCGGGCACGTCGCCTTCATCCCATGGCGCCGGAATATTACGCCTATGTGCATGGCCAGGCTCTTTACGCCGCTGATCGTCGCGATGAGTCGGCTACCGTGATCGCCGAATGCCTTGTAAGGGCGCCGCGCGATGCCAACTGCCTGCTAATCCAAGCTGCGCTGCAAGGGGGGCGCGGTGATATAGAAGCGGCGCAGCTGACGATGGCAAACTTGGTAGGGGCCCAACCGACATTTTCGTTAGAGTCAGAGCGCTCTTATCGCCGGTTTGGCAACAAGCCGCTCATGGATCAGTTCCTAAAGGACCTGACGCGGGCGAAGGCACCGAAGACTGCGTAA
- a CDS encoding DUF3320 domain-containing protein, with amino-acid sequence MLERIQSENAVSGTVRIACTTADNVNVAFYQNAVPIIRDLAVENASGSDLTGISVHLTSEPPFLTPGVWRIDRIADQAVHHIRSLDLKLDPAFLAGINASRRGELRIRVEATGTVVADQAVEINLLPPSHWGGVNSVPELLAAFVRPTDPSIDVILREASGKLTTAGRDGAMDGYRKGTKARAWEMADAIWAALVSHSIAYVLPPKSFERSGQMVRGPSDILSRKVGTCLDLTLLYASCLEQAGLNPVVALTDGHAFVGIWLVDEDFSGLVVDDPQMLRKRVQLEEMVVVETTLLTGAHPARFKQAVEAAKKLIAEDAASPFELAIDVRRARSAKIRPLDLSVSAEPAIRPITDTMTIAQEVGEIPRFEEDLDKRREPITEKNLDRLEIWKRNLLDLSLKNRLLNFKDSKSTIAIECPDPAMLEDRLSDGDRFKLLGKTAVLDGSDGRDTTLLADRQNEDARKDFILDAMKRGDLHTNVADSELEGRLTDLYRASRLAFEEGGANILYLCLGFLKWVPQDGAGPYRAPLILIPVQLERKSVRSGFRLALHEDEARFNPTLLQMLKQDFDLSMPEFDGELPQDASGIDVAGIWKTVRRHIKSIKGWEVTEQVTLATLSFTKYLMWKDLVDRSDLLKRNPVVRHLIDTPTHSYEGSGAGFIDARTIDEIVDPVELFAPLSADSSQIAAVVAAQRGADYVLFGPPGTGKSQTIANAITNCLAHQKTVLFVSQKTAALEVVRQRMQAIGLGNYCLEVHSTKAQKSNVLEQLATAWRERNLVTEEHWSTAAGDLKKRRDQLNRLVLALHRRRANGMTAYEAFGRVVADRGRLADIELMWPAGTVHSPEQLARMRESCADICTALEAVGDPSVHPLQGIEQTRWNPAWAQSLQQAIDRLQATLQQMREAADALVTSLGLNEVADDSSLLQLVKLVALMLHPDAADGVLLLNEEAPHRVRALTALADVIGHIRDKASELSAEYDLKAAFLDLSALQRDWTEACASNVLMRSGRKKKVRLHLQPYCPGEVPDEIGRDLIVLQDLCDLLRGMEALRPHFRGIEPLWRGLDSDPARIVALIKWAQDLQTAVQAFQVDDVPAERITAHVAGLLAHDVSRFHSGGQVRRAFDAMHRTFPAMLQAAKDVGARIGLDRPEDIIRLEPGWIDGLQARAARWKANIIKAPQWATWRAAAKTARAAGLSPLVDAVEDGRVARDELVGAFDYAYARWVAETIVNEDEVLSGFLAERHEAVIEAFVAADEKVCELARQIVKARIGASVPTQTNFGKDPEWGTLAREISKKARHMPLRQLFGRIPNVMTQLAPCIMMSPLSIAQYLPAEAKPFDVVIFDEASQIPVWDAIGAIARGSQVIVVGDPEQLPPTSVGQRGVDDEDDDGSTVQSQQSILDECLASNIPSMRLSWHYRSRHESLIAFSNAKYYRGELMTFPSPVTRDTAVRYVHVEGGVYERGGAKVNRKEAEAVVAEVVRRLKTSTKSIGVVTFNGDQQRLIENMLDQARRSDPALEPHFDRNQTREPILVKNIENVQGDERDVIIFSVAVGPDKTGRITAQISSLNSEGGHRRLNVAVTRARSELLVFATLRPEQIDLGRTGAKGVVDFKHFLEFAEHGARAIAEAFSPTGRETESPFEDAVMGALQKRGWEVHPQVGVSFFRIDLGVVHPDFPGRYLAGVECDGATYHRSATARDRDRLREMVLTSLGWRIRRIWSTEWWMDASSAAEKIHTRLTADLEADRASRPSATSREEAIETDASICEEKTVVSVEDAPEEVEVIPSNQPPPDSTHRMEHKSQHPQQLPLHPANDREPAEAPRVYARGPTPAAADTAGMPGTYTKADPSTVAAPDRERFYDIAYRSNLRNMIDHVVEIEGPIYFDILIDRIARAHGFQRSGETVQRIIRAALGRGRFSISRDGDREIVWPQNTAPGAKSTYRGGGDREHGDVPLPELAGLADVLRAQGLEEDEDLIRGMQEHFRLGRLAISTRQRFEAAIVADQK; translated from the coding sequence ATGCTGGAGCGGATCCAATCAGAGAACGCGGTGAGCGGAACCGTAAGAATTGCGTGTACCACGGCTGATAACGTCAACGTTGCTTTCTACCAAAATGCGGTGCCGATCATCCGCGATCTCGCGGTCGAAAACGCATCGGGCAGCGATCTAACGGGAATTTCGGTCCACCTCACGTCGGAACCACCATTTCTGACCCCTGGGGTTTGGCGCATCGATCGCATCGCGGACCAAGCTGTCCACCATATCCGCAGTCTCGATCTAAAGCTGGATCCTGCCTTTCTCGCCGGCATCAATGCTTCGCGGCGCGGCGAGCTTCGCATCCGGGTCGAAGCAACGGGGACCGTCGTCGCCGATCAAGCCGTCGAAATCAATCTGCTGCCGCCCTCGCACTGGGGCGGCGTCAATTCAGTGCCGGAACTGCTGGCGGCCTTCGTCCGGCCGACCGATCCCAGCATCGACGTCATTCTGCGCGAAGCCTCCGGCAAACTTACCACCGCCGGTCGCGACGGGGCCATGGACGGCTACCGCAAGGGCACCAAGGCCCGCGCCTGGGAGATGGCCGACGCGATCTGGGCGGCGCTGGTGTCACATTCGATCGCCTACGTCTTGCCGCCGAAAAGCTTCGAGCGCTCGGGCCAGATGGTCCGCGGCCCGAGCGATATCCTTTCACGCAAGGTCGGCACTTGCCTCGATCTGACGCTGCTGTACGCGTCCTGCCTCGAACAAGCGGGCCTCAACCCGGTCGTTGCCCTCACCGACGGCCACGCATTTGTCGGTATTTGGCTGGTGGACGAGGACTTCTCCGGGCTCGTCGTCGACGACCCCCAGATGTTGCGCAAGCGTGTGCAGCTGGAAGAAATGGTGGTGGTCGAGACGACCCTGCTGACGGGTGCGCACCCAGCGCGCTTCAAGCAGGCGGTCGAAGCGGCCAAGAAACTGATTGCCGAGGACGCCGCCTCGCCGTTCGAACTCGCCATCGACGTGCGTCGTGCGCGAAGTGCCAAGATCCGTCCTCTCGACCTATCGGTTTCGGCCGAACCTGCGATCCGGCCCATCACCGACACCATGACCATCGCGCAGGAAGTCGGTGAAATCCCGCGTTTCGAGGAGGATCTCGACAAGCGTCGCGAACCGATAACCGAGAAGAATCTCGACAGGCTCGAGATCTGGAAGCGTAACCTTCTCGACCTATCGCTGAAGAACCGGCTGCTCAATTTCAAGGATTCGAAATCGACCATCGCGATTGAATGCCCCGATCCCGCGATGCTTGAGGATAGGCTTTCCGACGGCGACCGGTTCAAGCTGCTGGGCAAAACCGCCGTGCTCGACGGTAGCGACGGACGAGACACGACGCTGCTCGCCGATCGGCAGAACGAGGACGCGCGCAAGGACTTCATCCTCGACGCGATGAAACGGGGCGACCTACACACGAACGTCGCTGACAGCGAGCTGGAGGGCCGGCTGACCGATCTCTATCGGGCTTCGCGACTCGCCTTTGAGGAGGGCGGCGCCAACATCCTCTATCTATGTCTCGGCTTCCTGAAATGGGTGCCGCAGGACGGGGCTGGGCCGTACAGAGCGCCCCTGATCCTCATACCCGTACAGCTCGAGCGCAAGAGCGTACGCTCGGGCTTTCGTCTCGCACTGCACGAGGACGAAGCGCGCTTCAATCCGACGCTCCTGCAGATGTTGAAGCAGGATTTCGATCTGTCGATGCCGGAGTTCGACGGCGAACTGCCTCAGGACGCTTCTGGTATCGACGTCGCCGGCATCTGGAAGACTGTCCGCCGTCACATCAAGAGCATCAAGGGCTGGGAGGTCACCGAGCAGGTGACGCTCGCGACGCTGTCCTTCACCAAGTACCTTATGTGGAAGGACCTCGTCGACCGCTCCGATCTGCTCAAGCGCAATCCCGTCGTGCGCCACCTGATCGATACACCGACCCACAGCTACGAGGGATCCGGAGCGGGCTTCATCGACGCACGAACCATCGACGAAATCGTCGACCCAGTAGAATTATTCGCGCCGCTCTCGGCCGATTCTTCGCAGATCGCTGCCGTCGTCGCCGCCCAGCGCGGCGCGGATTACGTGCTGTTCGGCCCGCCCGGCACCGGAAAAAGCCAGACGATCGCCAATGCCATTACGAACTGCCTTGCTCACCAGAAGACCGTGCTGTTCGTCTCGCAGAAGACCGCGGCGCTGGAGGTCGTGAGGCAGCGCATGCAAGCCATCGGGCTCGGCAACTACTGTCTCGAGGTACACTCGACCAAGGCCCAGAAGTCGAACGTGCTGGAGCAACTCGCGACCGCTTGGCGCGAGCGCAATCTCGTCACCGAAGAGCACTGGTCGACCGCCGCCGGCGACCTGAAAAAGAGGCGCGATCAGCTGAACAGACTGGTCTTGGCGCTGCACCGCAGACGCGCGAACGGTATGACCGCCTACGAAGCTTTCGGACGCGTGGTCGCGGATCGCGGCCGCCTCGCCGACATCGAACTGATGTGGCCGGCCGGAACGGTGCATTCGCCGGAGCAGCTCGCCCGGATGCGCGAAAGCTGCGCAGACATATGTACCGCATTGGAGGCCGTCGGCGACCCATCCGTCCATCCGTTGCAGGGTATCGAGCAGACCCGCTGGAATCCTGCCTGGGCACAATCCTTGCAGCAGGCGATTGATCGGCTACAGGCCACGCTGCAGCAAATGCGCGAGGCGGCGGACGCGCTCGTCACTTCCCTTGGACTGAACGAGGTCGCTGACGACAGCTCGTTGCTACAGCTCGTCAAGCTCGTCGCACTGATGCTGCACCCTGATGCAGCAGATGGGGTGCTGCTGCTCAACGAAGAGGCTCCCCACCGTGTCCGCGCGCTGACCGCTTTGGCCGACGTGATCGGCCACATCCGAGACAAGGCATCTGAACTGTCGGCCGAATACGATCTCAAGGCTGCGTTTCTCGACCTATCGGCCCTTCAGCGGGACTGGACCGAAGCCTGCGCATCAAATGTGCTGATGCGCAGCGGCCGTAAGAAGAAGGTACGTCTCCATCTGCAGCCCTACTGCCCCGGCGAGGTGCCCGACGAGATTGGACGCGACCTCATCGTCCTGCAGGACCTTTGCGATCTGCTTCGCGGAATGGAAGCACTCAGGCCGCATTTCCGCGGCATCGAACCGTTGTGGCGGGGGCTGGATAGCGACCCGGCGCGCATCGTGGCCCTGATCAAATGGGCTCAGGATCTACAAACCGCGGTCCAAGCCTTCCAGGTCGACGACGTGCCAGCGGAACGGATAACCGCCCACGTCGCTGGTCTTCTCGCTCACGACGTCTCGCGTTTCCATTCTGGTGGCCAGGTGCGTAGGGCATTCGACGCCATGCATCGCACCTTCCCGGCTATGCTTCAGGCAGCCAAGGATGTCGGTGCCCGCATCGGCCTCGATCGCCCGGAAGACATCATTCGGCTGGAGCCCGGCTGGATCGATGGGTTGCAGGCGCGGGCGGCGCGCTGGAAGGCCAATATCATTAAGGCGCCGCAATGGGCGACATGGCGAGCAGCAGCGAAGACCGCGCGGGCCGCCGGACTTTCGCCGCTGGTGGATGCCGTCGAGGACGGCCGCGTTGCGCGCGACGAACTCGTCGGTGCGTTCGACTACGCCTATGCGCGTTGGGTGGCAGAGACCATCGTCAACGAGGACGAGGTGCTGAGCGGTTTCCTGGCCGAGAGGCATGAGGCCGTCATCGAGGCCTTCGTCGCCGCCGACGAGAAGGTTTGCGAACTCGCTAGGCAGATCGTCAAGGCGAGGATCGGCGCCTCGGTACCAACGCAAACCAATTTCGGCAAGGACCCGGAATGGGGCACGCTGGCGCGCGAGATAAGCAAGAAAGCAAGGCACATGCCGCTGCGTCAACTCTTTGGGCGGATCCCGAACGTCATGACCCAGCTTGCGCCTTGCATCATGATGAGCCCGCTTTCGATCGCGCAATACTTGCCAGCCGAGGCGAAACCGTTCGACGTCGTGATCTTCGACGAGGCTTCACAAATCCCCGTCTGGGACGCCATCGGCGCCATCGCGCGCGGCAGCCAAGTGATCGTCGTGGGCGATCCGGAACAGCTTCCGCCGACCAGCGTCGGCCAGCGGGGCGTCGACGACGAGGATGACGACGGTTCGACGGTGCAGAGCCAGCAGAGCATCCTCGACGAATGCCTCGCCTCGAATATCCCGAGCATGCGACTGTCGTGGCACTACCGCAGCCGCCACGAGAGCCTGATCGCGTTTTCGAACGCGAAATACTACCGCGGCGAGCTGATGACCTTTCCCTCACCCGTGACTCGGGACACCGCTGTTCGTTACGTCCACGTCGAGGGCGGCGTCTACGAACGCGGGGGTGCCAAGGTAAACCGGAAGGAGGCCGAGGCGGTCGTCGCGGAGGTTGTCCGACGCCTGAAGACGTCGACCAAATCGATCGGCGTTGTCACCTTCAACGGCGACCAGCAGCGGCTGATCGAGAACATGCTCGACCAGGCGCGACGCAGCGATCCGGCCCTGGAGCCTCATTTCGACCGAAACCAGACCCGTGAGCCAATTCTAGTTAAGAATATAGAGAACGTTCAGGGCGACGAACGCGACGTCATCATCTTTTCGGTGGCTGTCGGGCCCGACAAGACCGGCCGCATTACCGCACAGATCTCCTCGCTCAATAGTGAGGGCGGCCACCGACGGCTCAACGTTGCGGTCACGCGTGCGCGCAGCGAGCTTCTGGTGTTCGCGACACTCCGTCCCGAGCAGATAGACTTGGGGCGCACCGGCGCCAAAGGCGTCGTCGACTTCAAGCACTTCCTTGAATTCGCCGAGCACGGCGCGCGCGCCATCGCAGAGGCCTTCTCGCCCACGGGTCGCGAGACAGAGTCACCCTTTGAGGATGCAGTGATGGGCGCGCTTCAGAAGCGAGGGTGGGAAGTTCACCCCCAAGTAGGCGTGTCGTTCTTCCGGATCGACCTCGGCGTTGTACATCCAGACTTTCCTGGCCGCTATCTCGCCGGCGTCGAATGCGACGGCGCCACCTATCACCGCTCTGCGACCGCCCGCGATCGCGACCGGCTGCGCGAGATGGTCCTGACCAGCCTCGGCTGGCGTATCCGGCGCATCTGGAGCACCGAGTGGTGGATGGACGCCTCGTCGGCAGCAGAAAAGATCCACACGCGCTTGACTGCCGATCTCGAAGCGGACCGCGCGTCACGGCCGTCGGCCACCTCCCGGGAAGAGGCCATCGAAACTGACGCGTCGATATGCGAGGAGAAGACCGTAGTCAGCGTCGAAGATGCGCCGGAAGAGGTGGAGGTTATACCTTCCAACCAGCCGCCGCCGGACTCGACTCACAGAATGGAGCACAAGTCGCAACACCCACAGCAGCTTCCCCTTCATCCGGCGAACGACCGCGAACCTGCTGAGGCGCCGAGGGTTTACGCGCGCGGACCGACGCCGGCGGCAGCGGACACTGCCGGGATGCCGGGCACGTACACGAAGGCGGACCCGAGCACGGTCGCCGCGCCCGACCGCGAGCGCTTCTACGACATTGCCTACCGCAGCAATCTCCGCAATATGATTGACCATGTGGTCGAAATCGAGGGACCGATCTATTTCGACATTTTGATCGACCGCATCGCTCGTGCCCACGGCTTCCAGCGTTCGGGCGAAACCGTACAGCGGATCATCCGGGCGGCCCTTGGACGAGGTCGCTTTTCCATAAGCCGGGACGGTGATCGAGAGATCGTCTGGCCGCAAAACACCGCGCCTGGCGCCAAGTCGACCTACCGTGGTGGCGGCGACCGTGAGCACGGCGACGTGCCGCTGCCCGAATTGGCGGGCCTTGCCGATGTCCTTCGTGCCCAGGGCCTCGAGGAGGACGAAGACCTAATCCGCGGCATGCAGGAGCACTTCAGACTAGGCCGGCTCGCGATCTCGACGCGTCAGCGCTTCGAGGCGGCCATAGTGGCTGATCAAAAATGA
- a CDS encoding DUF7665 family protein: protein MSLPDERAFRADIGKPAFRLAQAEGRWHLVGIAWPHVLIAVTAADGRAYVLRFNCAGYPQQPPTGGPWDPEKNTILPVARWPRSKGGRLSTVFRPDWKGGTALYLPCDRESIVGHDNWRHELPSKIWRPAAGINQYLELVHELLNCADYCPPVGAAA from the coding sequence ATGAGTCTCCCGGATGAGCGGGCTTTCCGGGCCGATATCGGAAAGCCCGCCTTCCGCCTCGCGCAGGCGGAAGGCCGCTGGCATCTCGTCGGCATCGCCTGGCCGCACGTGCTGATCGCCGTCACCGCGGCCGACGGCCGCGCCTATGTCCTGCGCTTCAACTGCGCCGGGTACCCGCAGCAACCGCCGACCGGCGGACCGTGGGATCCTGAGAAGAACACGATCCTGCCCGTCGCGCGCTGGCCGCGCAGCAAGGGCGGGCGGCTCAGCACGGTGTTCCGTCCCGACTGGAAAGGCGGCACCGCGCTCTACCTACCCTGCGATCGCGAAAGCATCGTCGGTCACGACAACTGGCGGCACGAGCTGCCCTCGAAAATCTGGCGACCCGCCGCCGGCATCAATCAGTACCTGGAGCTTGTTCATGAACTTCTCAATTGCGCAGATTATTGCCCGCCTGTGGGCGCCGCGGCATGA